The following DNA comes from Capsicum annuum cultivar UCD-10X-F1 chromosome 7, UCD10Xv1.1, whole genome shotgun sequence.
AACGTCAATTGTGCCCTTCATGTCCGCATCGTCCACAACGATTTGTGCTTGATGAAAGTGTTTCGCTGGATTTCTTGTTCCTCCCTTTCTTAGGTCTTCCTGGAAGTCTTTTGTATATCTGTGGTAGTACTTCTTCCTCATCTACACTACTAGGAACATTCCAGTTTTTCTTATCTGGCAGTGGAATGATTGGAACTTTATAAGTCTTCACCAAAGTGATTGACTTGTAGTATTCTGAACAGTATAAACCAAAATCTTTTGCATGTTTAGACTTCAAGATAGCAATGGCGTGAGGACAAGGTATTTTATCTATTTGGAACCTCCCACAGTTGCACGAGCCACTTTCAAGGTCGACAATGTATCTTCtttcagattcataaactaaGTATCTATAGATTGAGCAAGCCTTCACCTggacaaacaaaaaaaattcaacctGACAACTTTTTCtgcaaaaaatatttaaattcaatGTTTTACAGTTAATTAAATACTACATCTAAATGCATAGTAATAATTCTAAAAATTTTTACACACCATCATCCTCAAAGCTTTCACACCGTTGAGAGTTAAAATTTCATCAAATCTACGACCCAAAGTCGTACTTGTATAAGAAGCTATCTCACTATTTTTATAGTTTCAATAACTAAATAACATTCGTACCTCTTCTAAGAATACATAAATTGGCAATTCTCGAGCTTCCACCAAACACCCATTAATACACTCAGAAGTATTCAAATTTATCATCCGACCTCTATTTATCGGTGAATGACACCTACTCCACTTTTCATATACAACTTGTTGTAGATATTTTTTCACTTTCGAATCAGATTTTTCAATCGTTATCATTAGGtagtcaaaatcatcttttctataAGCCTTAGCCATTAAATAATACAAATCACTAATACTTTCTTTGCTCTTACAAAAATAACCACAAACATTTTTTCAGAGATGCCAAATACATGCAAGATGTGGGATATACAACACTAACAGCTTTGATAATACTTTCGATCCTATCATATACAACACGCATGTTGTCACGTTCTCTGAAAGCAGTTTTGAACTGATTGAAAAATCATGTCCATGAGTTGTCATTCTCCATATCCTCAATTCCATACACAAGCGGTAATATGCATCCTACGTTATGTACAACTATATTAATAAAAGTCAACATAaagattttctttaagaaaaataaattggtctaaattatttttttatacacTAAACTATTTTTACATGAAATACAATGtgtgacaaaaaaataaaaataa
Coding sequences within:
- the LOC124885836 gene encoding uncharacterized protein LOC124885836 is translated as MALSVAETQNQYALYVPEFKVDNLICYSKSIDVKVKACSIYRYLVYESERRYIVDLESGSCNCGRFQIDKIPCPHAIAILKSKHAKDFGLYCSEYYKSITLVKTYKVPIIPLPDKKNWNVPSSVDEEEVLPQIYKRLPGRPKKGRNKKSSETLSSSTNRCGRCGHEGHN